A genomic stretch from Nodosilinea sp. PGN35 includes:
- a CDS encoding aspartate aminotransferase family protein codes for MPATAFIDPQGHNRAAIAAILQQVVEQILDYTTGAGHHVPLPAVKGVDASGIPAQPTAIAPLLEALGDLMAQSMNPAHPGYMGHMDPLPSTASIVGDWVAAALNNNMLSVEMSPALSRLEPLLLAELAQLFGLGEKAGGLLTSGGTLANLQALTVARNVKLDCLRQGLAGGSPPVILASEMAHTSIQKAAMVLGLGLEGVVLVPTNAQGQMDAAALDEKIRGAIARGQRPFAVVATAGTTVTGNIDPLPAIARIAQDYGLWFHVDAAYGGAIAFSPAQRHRLTGIERADSVTFNPQKWLYVTKTCASVLFRDLDLLHSHFRVSAPYMNSEADWVNLGELSVQGTRHGDVLKLWLTLQHLGMAGCAELIEASYALSDRFVAEVQRRPYLELASPPEMNVICFRGCPPGLPPDQRDAWNIGLQTYLLSQHQTFLSAPGWRGQRWLKAVLLNPFTTVAQVSQLFLAMDHYSGGTAA; via the coding sequence TTGCCTGCTACCGCATTTATCGACCCCCAGGGCCACAACCGAGCGGCGATCGCAGCGATTTTGCAGCAGGTGGTCGAGCAAATTCTCGACTACACCACGGGGGCGGGGCACCACGTGCCGCTGCCTGCCGTCAAGGGGGTTGATGCTAGCGGAATCCCGGCTCAGCCAACGGCGATCGCCCCCCTGCTCGAGGCCCTAGGCGACCTCATGGCCCAGTCGATGAACCCGGCCCATCCAGGCTATATGGGCCATATGGATCCGCTGCCCAGTACGGCATCGATTGTGGGCGACTGGGTGGCAGCGGCGCTCAACAACAACATGCTGAGCGTGGAGATGTCGCCCGCGCTGTCGCGGCTAGAGCCTTTGCTGCTGGCGGAACTGGCCCAGCTGTTTGGCCTCGGGGAAAAGGCGGGGGGACTGCTGACCAGCGGCGGTACCCTGGCCAATTTGCAGGCGCTCACCGTGGCCCGCAACGTGAAGCTGGACTGTCTACGGCAGGGATTGGCCGGGGGCTCTCCCCCGGTTATTTTGGCGTCAGAAATGGCCCACACCTCGATTCAAAAGGCGGCGATGGTGCTGGGGTTGGGGCTGGAAGGAGTAGTGCTGGTGCCCACTAACGCCCAGGGGCAGATGGATGCAGCGGCCCTAGACGAAAAAATTCGGGGGGCGATCGCCCGAGGGCAGCGGCCCTTTGCGGTGGTGGCCACGGCGGGCACCACCGTTACCGGCAACATCGACCCGCTGCCTGCGATCGCCCGCATCGCCCAGGACTACGGCCTGTGGTTCCATGTGGATGCGGCCTACGGGGGAGCGATCGCCTTTTCCCCCGCCCAGCGCCACCGCCTGACGGGGATTGAGCGGGCCGACTCAGTGACCTTCAACCCGCAAAAGTGGCTGTATGTGACTAAGACCTGTGCCTCGGTGCTGTTTCGCGACCTCGACTTGCTACACAGCCACTTTCGGGTGTCGGCCCCCTACATGAACAGCGAGGCCGACTGGGTCAACCTGGGGGAACTCTCGGTGCAGGGCACGCGCCACGGCGATGTGCTCAAGCTGTGGCTTACCCTTCAGCATTTGGGCATGGCAGGCTGTGCCGAACTGATTGAGGCCAGCTACGCCCTGAGCGATCGCTTTGTCGCAGAGGTGCAGCGGCGGCCCTACCTAGAGCTGGCCAGCCCGCCTGAGATGAATGTGATCTGCTTTCGGGGCTGCCCTCCAGGGCTGCCCCCAGACCAGCGGGATGCCTGGAATATTGGATTGCAAACCTATCTGCTGAGTCAGCATCAGACCTTTTTATCGGCACCTGGGTGGCGGGGGCAGCGCTGGCTAAAGGCGGTGCTGCTCAACCCATTTACCACGGTAGCCCAAGTGAGTCAGTTATTTTTGGCGATGGATCACTACTCGGGTGGGACGGCAGCCTAG